Proteins found in one Erythrobacter sp. 3-20A1M genomic segment:
- a CDS encoding TrbI F-type domain-containing protein, whose product MLRILGVLALVVALLWAAWVSRELSEPRQQIVTVRLAETIAGFVDAEARGAQDPEASQARVLAFLQASQRAVAEMGADGRVVLVGEAVLAGDAPDATDELRVRIARQLGQGGGQ is encoded by the coding sequence TTGCTGAGAATTCTCGGCGTGCTCGCGCTCGTGGTCGCATTACTCTGGGCAGCCTGGGTCAGCCGCGAACTGTCCGAGCCGCGCCAGCAGATCGTCACTGTCCGGCTTGCCGAGACCATCGCGGGTTTCGTCGATGCCGAAGCGCGTGGAGCACAGGATCCCGAAGCCAGCCAGGCGCGCGTGCTCGCCTTCCTTCAGGCGTCCCAGCGCGCTGTTGCGGAAATGGGGGCCGATGGCCGCGTGGTGCTGGTCGGCGAAGCAGTGCTCGCGGGCGATGCCCCCGATGCTACCGATGAACTGCGCGTGCGGATCGCTCGCCAGCTTGGGCAGGGAGGCGGCCAGTGA
- the traC gene encoding type IV secretion system protein TraC, protein MTLSLSAARDALSRGLFADTARPEKPQAHFGLDMLSDWLPYRVYDEGAKLYRNARSKGFVLEVTPLIGADERTGEILGQFFSEGLPQGACLQVLNFASPRIGSVVGPWFAPRYEQGGIYEAIARARTKRLYDLVWNSGSAHAPFHARNVRLIVSLGVPVPGSVTDAELSECREGLMGMLHSLGLHTQELRPGGLLALIDELTSPTTAHETDIHAWNPHDTLDVQAIRRDIELEVGDDRLILRTERFRETGRDEEGNPEVGECYPDHFDVRHYAVRSTPERWAPWECARLIGDMFTDKLRFPCPTATMLCLVYPDQEAASARAGFKFMRTTSLSQTKSARFLPKLAEQSAEWRHVQAELQAGKKLVKLFYGLTSISPLGQGDAHERIIKAIYKAAGWDLADERFLQLQGLVAAFPLCLADGLADDMARLKRLKTMLSTTAAHIAPMQGEYLGGVIPHLLLVGRRGQPFWWSPFENGAGNHNIAICGKSGSGKSVLLQELCAALRGAGAKVVVIDDGRSFEHSVKLQGGRFVEFTLASGFSLNPFSMVDDARAHEDEDYRLDCFAMIKAIIGQMARPGTAPSDTERGLIDRAVTATWEALGSGASVDDVAHALHGSESEAGRDLATAIAPFCRGGSYGGFFAGKASFALDDDFTVFEMSDLASREELRSVVLSAIMFMTSQAMTRSSRATKKLLLIDEAWAMLKGGSMGEFVETYARTARKYGGALATATQSLNDYYKSDGARAALENSDWMLVLQQKAETIADFRANARLDMDDRTETLIRSLKRSGTEYSEVFIKGPETEAVGRLVLDPFSATIYSSDPDTYAAIQDCERRGHSLADAIRIVAGGGQ, encoded by the coding sequence GTGACGCTATCCCTTTCTGCCGCGCGCGACGCGCTCTCGCGGGGCCTGTTTGCCGACACGGCCCGTCCTGAAAAGCCGCAGGCGCATTTCGGGCTCGACATGCTCTCGGACTGGCTGCCCTACCGGGTCTATGACGAGGGGGCGAAGCTCTACCGCAACGCCCGCTCGAAGGGCTTCGTGCTCGAAGTCACCCCGCTGATCGGGGCCGACGAACGGACCGGCGAGATCCTCGGGCAGTTCTTCTCCGAAGGCCTGCCGCAGGGCGCCTGCCTCCAGGTCCTAAACTTTGCATCGCCGCGGATCGGCAGCGTGGTCGGCCCCTGGTTCGCTCCGCGCTATGAGCAGGGCGGGATCTACGAGGCGATCGCGAGGGCGCGCACCAAACGCCTTTACGATCTCGTCTGGAATTCGGGCTCGGCGCATGCGCCCTTCCACGCGCGCAACGTCCGGCTGATCGTCTCGCTCGGCGTGCCGGTGCCCGGAAGCGTGACCGATGCGGAACTCTCCGAATGCCGCGAAGGGCTGATGGGCATGCTCCATTCGCTCGGCCTCCACACGCAAGAGCTGCGTCCGGGCGGATTGCTGGCGCTGATCGACGAGCTGACCTCGCCGACCACCGCGCACGAGACCGATATCCATGCGTGGAACCCGCACGATACGCTCGACGTCCAGGCCATCCGCCGCGACATCGAGCTCGAGGTCGGCGACGATCGCCTGATCCTCAGGACCGAGCGCTTTCGCGAGACGGGCCGCGACGAGGAGGGCAATCCTGAAGTCGGCGAATGCTATCCCGACCATTTCGATGTGCGGCACTATGCCGTGCGCTCTACCCCTGAGCGCTGGGCACCTTGGGAATGCGCGCGGCTCATCGGCGACATGTTCACCGACAAGCTGCGTTTCCCCTGTCCGACGGCAACCATGCTGTGCCTGGTCTACCCCGACCAGGAAGCTGCTTCGGCGCGCGCGGGCTTCAAGTTCATGCGCACGACCAGTCTCAGCCAGACCAAGAGCGCGCGTTTCTTGCCCAAGCTTGCCGAACAGTCGGCCGAGTGGCGCCACGTCCAGGCCGAACTCCAGGCTGGCAAGAAGCTCGTGAAGCTGTTCTACGGGCTCACCAGCATCTCGCCGCTCGGCCAGGGCGACGCGCATGAACGCATCATCAAGGCGATCTACAAGGCGGCGGGCTGGGACCTTGCCGACGAGCGCTTCCTCCAGCTCCAAGGCCTCGTCGCTGCCTTTCCCCTGTGCCTCGCCGATGGCCTCGCCGACGACATGGCGCGGTTGAAGCGTCTCAAGACCATGCTCTCGACGACAGCGGCACATATCGCGCCGATGCAGGGCGAATATCTCGGCGGCGTAATCCCGCACCTCCTGCTCGTTGGCCGCCGCGGCCAGCCCTTCTGGTGGTCGCCATTCGAGAACGGTGCCGGCAACCACAATATCGCGATCTGCGGCAAGTCGGGTTCGGGCAAGTCGGTGCTGCTGCAGGAACTCTGCGCCGCCCTGCGCGGCGCCGGTGCCAAGGTCGTGGTGATCGACGACGGCCGCAGCTTCGAGCATTCGGTCAAACTGCAGGGCGGACGCTTCGTTGAGTTCACGCTCGCCTCGGGCTTTTCCCTGAACCCCTTCTCGATGGTCGACGATGCCCGCGCACACGAAGACGAGGACTACCGCCTCGACTGCTTCGCCATGATCAAGGCAATCATTGGCCAGATGGCGCGTCCCGGCACCGCGCCGAGCGATACCGAGCGCGGGCTCATCGATCGGGCCGTGACCGCGACCTGGGAGGCACTCGGCAGCGGCGCATCGGTCGACGATGTCGCGCATGCGCTCCATGGATCGGAAAGCGAGGCGGGCCGCGATCTCGCCACCGCGATCGCGCCCTTCTGCCGCGGCGGCAGCTACGGCGGGTTCTTTGCAGGCAAGGCGAGCTTCGCGCTCGACGATGATTTTACCGTCTTCGAGATGAGCGATCTCGCAAGCCGCGAGGAACTGCGCAGCGTCGTCCTTTCGGCGATCATGTTCATGACCAGCCAGGCGATGACCCGCTCGTCGCGAGCAACCAAGAAGCTGCTGCTGATCGACGAGGCCTGGGCCATGCTCAAGGGCGGGTCGATGGGCGAGTTCGTCGAAACCTATGCCCGCACTGCCCGCAAGTACGGCGGCGCGCTCGCCACCGCGACCCAGTCCCTCAATGATTATTACAAGTCCGACGGCGCGCGCGCCGCGCTCGAGAATAGCGACTGGATGCTGGTACTTCAGCAGAAGGCCGAGACGATCGCCGATTTCAGGGCGAACGCGCGGCTCGACATGGACGACCGCACCGAGACGCTGATCCGCAGCCTCAAGCGTTCGGGGACCGAGTACAGCGAGGTCTTCATCAAAGGCCCCGAGACCGAGGCGGTCGGTCGGCTCGTGCTCGATCCCTTCTCGGCGACGATCTACTCCTCCGATCCCGACACCTATGCGGCGATCCAGGACTGCGAGCGGCGCGGGCACAGCCTCGCCGATGCCATCCGGATCGTGGCGGGAGGCGGACAATGA
- a CDS encoding DsbC family protein — MNYNDSPPSLKARAAHLALALSSAAAVLTLGVSAVTAMPASAAGMASDVAQALKLRLPKTPIDAISCDTLGPWCEVVSGDTLFYIDETARYLFVGRLYDMEERRDVTAARLLELNPDLLAAGAARVASDAPAGRDEAPVQAAASHVDLSSLPAAGAIHWGNPKGERLVVFSDFQCGYCQRLTAELAKARVHVEERPISIFGAASRKISEAVLCAKDPAKALHAAYAGQAPASAKTCKDAKALDANEAFAKANGFAGTPVIVRARDGAVLHGYRDAAAIRRFVAEGKGEAQ, encoded by the coding sequence ATGAACTACAATGACTCGCCGCCAAGCCTGAAGGCCCGCGCCGCCCACCTTGCCCTTGCCCTTTCGAGCGCCGCCGCCGTGTTGACGCTCGGAGTCTCTGCCGTCACCGCCATGCCTGCAAGTGCTGCCGGCATGGCAAGCGATGTCGCGCAAGCACTGAAACTGCGGCTGCCCAAGACCCCGATCGATGCGATCAGCTGCGACACGCTCGGCCCCTGGTGCGAAGTCGTCTCGGGCGACACGCTGTTCTACATCGACGAGACCGCCCGCTATCTCTTCGTGGGCCGTCTCTACGACATGGAAGAGCGGCGCGACGTGACCGCCGCCCGCTTGCTCGAACTCAATCCCGACCTGCTCGCGGCCGGTGCGGCGCGCGTAGCCAGTGACGCGCCGGCGGGACGCGACGAAGCGCCTGTCCAGGCGGCCGCCAGCCATGTCGACCTCTCGTCGCTTCCGGCTGCAGGCGCGATCCACTGGGGCAACCCCAAGGGCGAACGCCTGGTCGTCTTCTCCGATTTCCAGTGCGGCTATTGCCAGCGCCTGACCGCCGAACTCGCCAAGGCCAGGGTCCATGTCGAAGAGCGACCGATCTCGATCTTCGGCGCGGCAAGCCGCAAGATTTCCGAGGCGGTACTGTGCGCGAAGGATCCGGCAAAGGCGCTGCATGCGGCCTATGCCGGGCAAGCTCCGGCGAGTGCCAAGACCTGCAAGGACGCCAAGGCGCTCGATGCCAACGAAGCCTTCGCGAAGGCCAACGGGTTTGCCGGTACCCCGGTCATCGTGCGCGCCCGCGATGGGGCGGTGCTTCATGGCTACCGCGATGCCGCGGCGATCCGCCGCTTCGTCGCCGAGGGCAAGGGAGAGGCGCAATGA
- a CDS encoding TraB/VirB10 family protein has translation MSEATQKDAEKRPLPGSPEARESGRRNLNSQIAQRQKMLLAGIGAIALIGGGMFIFGGDGDEGGTDANGAATIDTGGLVNRNLSQREFVASYGNRLDAQGRAIKDLQQAQLPRPEIEQELEALRSENAQMRSDGQAAINAISAENANLRSQLSDAAKATATAPPLPPPPAYGPGVGTGVSTGGAVQPPQGVPEAQGDQLSLMSFSTEAGKDGKPRAAETAPALLLEASRDYLPPNSYAPATVIVGVDASTGVASQSDPLPVVLRITGPARSVMRGNKLLTTDITGCLVNGAARGDLSAEKVYVKLVRMTCAQPGGRFAVSEVKGFISFAGKSGVRGRVVSREGSLVSQALLAGIVGGFGRGFSANANGIFTGQVGANGQREALSPTDILAGGFGQGAGEAADTVSRYLIERAEQYQPVVEMPTGIEVEIVFLDGVHVRSPSK, from the coding sequence ATGTCCGAGGCAACACAGAAGGACGCCGAAAAGAGGCCTCTGCCGGGCTCGCCGGAAGCGCGCGAGAGCGGACGGCGCAACCTCAATTCGCAGATCGCGCAGCGCCAGAAGATGCTGCTCGCCGGGATCGGGGCCATCGCGCTCATCGGCGGCGGGATGTTCATTTTCGGCGGCGATGGCGACGAGGGCGGCACCGATGCCAATGGTGCGGCGACAATCGACACCGGCGGCCTCGTCAATCGCAACCTGTCGCAGCGCGAATTCGTCGCGAGCTACGGCAACCGGCTCGATGCACAGGGCCGCGCGATCAAGGATCTGCAGCAGGCCCAGCTGCCACGCCCCGAGATCGAGCAGGAGCTCGAAGCCTTGCGCAGCGAGAACGCGCAGATGCGCTCCGACGGCCAGGCGGCGATCAACGCGATTTCGGCCGAGAACGCCAATCTGCGGTCACAACTGAGCGACGCTGCGAAGGCAACTGCAACCGCTCCACCCTTGCCGCCGCCACCGGCCTATGGTCCCGGCGTCGGCACCGGCGTCAGCACCGGCGGGGCTGTCCAGCCACCGCAAGGAGTGCCGGAAGCGCAGGGCGACCAGCTCAGCCTGATGAGTTTCAGCACGGAGGCAGGCAAGGACGGCAAGCCGCGTGCGGCTGAGACTGCGCCAGCCTTGTTGCTGGAAGCGAGCCGCGATTACCTGCCGCCCAATAGCTACGCACCGGCAACGGTCATCGTGGGTGTCGATGCCTCGACCGGCGTTGCCAGCCAGAGCGATCCGCTTCCCGTGGTGCTCCGGATCACCGGACCGGCCCGCTCGGTGATGCGCGGCAACAAGCTGCTCACCACCGACATTACCGGCTGCCTCGTCAATGGCGCGGCGCGCGGCGATCTCTCGGCCGAGAAGGTCTACGTCAAGCTGGTGCGCATGACCTGCGCGCAGCCCGGTGGCCGCTTCGCAGTGAGCGAGGTCAAGGGGTTCATCTCCTTCGCCGGAAAGTCGGGCGTGCGCGGCCGCGTGGTCAGCCGCGAAGGCAGCCTGGTCAGCCAGGCACTGCTGGCCGGGATCGTTGGCGGCTTCGGTCGCGGATTTTCCGCCAACGCCAACGGCATCTTCACCGGTCAGGTCGGCGCCAACGGTCAGCGCGAAGCGCTGTCGCCGACCGACATCCTCGCCGGTGGCTTCGGGCAGGGTGCCGGCGAAGCCGCCGACACCGTCAGCCGATATCTCATCGAACGCGCCGAACAATACCAACCCGTCGTCGAGATGCCGACCGGCATCGAGGTCGAGATCGTCTTTCTCGACGGCGTCCACGTCAGGAGCCCCTCCAAATGA